GACCTCGAGCAGTCCGACGAGCGCGCGCAGCAGGGTCGTCTTGCCGGCCCCGTCGGGACCGATGATGCCGACCATCCGCGGCTCCGCGACCTCGAGATCGATCCCGGCGAGGGCGCGGCGCCGCCCGAACGTCTTCACGAGGCCGCGACAGCGGATCGCGATCGGGGGTCGCCCACTCACGGATGAGCGTCCGCCCGCGCCGCCGCCTCGTCCCGGACGCCGCGGCGGGCCATGAGGTACACGTTCCCCTCGGTCCCCGGCTGGAAACGCTCCACCTCGGCGAGGATGCGGACCTTGGCGCGGTACACCTGGCCCATGCGGTCGCTCCGGCTCTCGATCTTCTCCGGCGTGAAGGTCGCCTGGTCGGCGAGGAACTCGACCTCGCCCGGCACGCGGCGTCCCGGCGTGCTGTCGAGCTCGATCTCGACGCGGTCCCCGACCCGCACCTCCGCGACGTCCGCGACCGGGACGTAGATCTGCACGTACTTGTCCGTCGGATCGAGCACGGCGAGCACGGCGCTCCCCGGCTGCGCGAGCTCTCCCGGCCAGGTGAACTTCGTCTGGACGGTGGTCGCGACGGCGGGTGCGCGGATGACGTACTTCGCCGCGGTCACCTCGAGCTCGGCGAGCTCCGCCGCGGCGAGCTCGCGCTGCGCGCGCAGCACCTCGAGCTGGTGGCGCGCGACCGCGATCTGTCCCTCTTCCGCCTCCTGGCGCGCGACGAGGTCGCGGGCGCGTTCGGCGAAGCTCTTGGCCTGGTCGTGGTTCGCGCGCGCCTCGTCGAGGATCTGAGCCGTGCTGGCGCCGCTCCGCACGAGCGCCCGCTCGCGCTCGAGGGTGCGCGCGGCGAGCGTGGCGGCGGCCGTGGCCTGACGGAGCTCCGCTCCTTGCGCGTCGAGCTGCGTCTTCCACGTGGTCTCGAGCAGGCGGACCTGCTCCTCCTGGCGGCGGATGTCCGCCTCCTGCACGGCGATCTGCTGGCGCTTGGCGGCGAGGCGGCTCTGCACGTCCTCGTCGGCGATGCGCGCGACCACGGCGTTCGCCGGCACGGCGTCGCCCTCCGCGAACGCGACCTCCAGCACGCGCCCGGTCACCTCGCTGCGCACGATGCGCTCCTCGCCCTCGACGAACCCGGTGTAGTGGACCGGCCCGCTCCGTTGCCGCCAGAGCGTCGCGCCGGTGGCGAGGACCACCGCGGTGATCACGAGCACGAGGACGAGGCGTCGTCGATCCACTGGGTCATCTCCCCTCGGCCAGCAGGTCGGTGACCGGCTGGCCCATCAAGGCCTGCAGCTCGGCGCGGCGGGTCTGGGCTTGATATCGGGCGGTCGCGAGCGTCGCGCGCTGCAGCGAGAGCAGCCGCTGCGCGTCGAGCACGTCGTCGCTGGTGGCGCGCCCCACGTCGAACTGCTGGCGGCGAATCCGCAGGTTCTCCTCGGCCTGGCCGACGGCCGCCTCGGCGGTGGTGAGCGCGGCGAGCCGCTCGGCCGCCGCGCCCCAGGTCGCGCGCACCGCGCGCTCCAGCTGGCGCAGCTCGCGCTCGACGCGGACGCGGTTCTGCGCGGCCGCGGCACGCGCCTCGGCGAGGCGCGCCCGCGTTCGCGTGTCGGTGTCGAGGTCCCAGACGAATCCGACGAAGCCGGTGCCGAGGGTCTGGGGCTCGATGACCTCCGTCGTCGACGCGTCGATCGCGCCGCCGCCCGAGAAGCGGGGCAGGCGGCTTCGCGCGATGGACGTGGCGCTCGCCTCGAGGCGTTGCTGCTCCTCGACGAGCGCACGGAGCGCGGGGTTCTCGCGGTAGGCCGTGCGCAGCGCCTCGGCCGCGATCGGCAGCGTCGGTCGTTCAGGCACGTCGGCGACGTCGGTCGGCGCGTCGACGGACAAGCCGATCGCGTCGTTCAATGCCCAGCGCGCTTCGTCGATCGCCAGGTCGCGGCGCCGCAGCTCCTGCTCGGCGTCCTGCAGTCCCACCTGCACTACGAGCAGCTCGTTCTTGGTGAGCCGCCCGCGGTCGAAGCGCTCCCGGGCGTGCGACAGCTGCTCCCGGTGCAACCCGATCGTCTGCGTCGTGACCTGGCGGAGCTTCTCGGCCTCGAGCAGGTTGTAGTAGGCCCCGATCACGACCACGTCCTGTTCGAGCGTGGTCGCCCACAGGCGCGCCGCCTCGCCGCGATACCCCGCCTGCGCCGAGGCGAGCGCCCAGCGGATCTCGCCGCTCAGGTCGATCGGCAGCGTGACCGTAGCATTCAGGGTGCCGAGATTCTGGTCGCGGATCGTCACCTCCGGCGGCACCGCTCCCGCGGGTAGCGCGCCCGCTGGCAGCTCGACGCTCGTCCCCTGCGCGTCCGTCGCGAAGGCGTAGCGCCCGGTCGCGATCGTGCTCGGCAACAGCCGTCCGCGGGCCTCCGCCACCCGGGCGCGCGCGATCGCGAGCTGCTGGCGCGCCTCGGCGAGGCGGCGATTGCCGCCGGCCGCGAGCCGCAATGCCTCCGCGAGCGTCATGGGGGCCGGTCGGGCCGCGCCGCCGGCCGGCGCGCCGTCGGGCGCGAGCGTGACGGCGGCGGCCTCCGCCCGTCGTTCGAGCTCCGCCGCGCGCCGCGCCGCGGGCCATCCGCCGTCGCCCTCGGGGCGCGTGAGCGTCGCGATCGACCGACAACCGGCGAGCGCGAGGGCCGCCAGCAGGATCCACGGCTCAGCGCGCACGCGTCCGACTCCGCCGTCCGCCCGCCATGCCCTCGATCGCGTGGAGCGAGAACGCCGTGATGTGGCGCGCGGTCTTGCGCGCGAAACGGGGCGGATACTTGCTCTCCTGTCGGAGCCGCAACGCGACCGGCATCGTGAATCGGTAGAAGAGCACCTGCCCGATGACGCTGAGCGCGATGTCGGCGACCGTCTCGCGGCCGGCGCCGGGGATCAGCCGGGCGACCAGCTGCTCCATCTCCCGCGTCTGCGGTTCGACGAACTCGGCCACGATGATCGGCAGGGCGTCGGTCGGATCGCACATCTCGCGCAGCATGAGCTGGCCATGGGCCGACGGCGGTGGACCGATCAGGAACTCGAGCATCGCGGTGACGCGCGCCTCGAAGAGGCGCACGAGCTCGCGCCGGGAGGCCGTGCGGAGGGCCGCCGCCGGACGGGTGGCGCCGCGCCGCGCCAGCTCGGCGCGCACCTCGGCGAACTGCGCCCGCAGGACCGCCAGGTAGAGGCCTTCTTTCGACCCGAAGTGGTAATGGCTCGCGGCCACGTTCACACCCGCGCGCTCGGCGATGTCCCGGATCGACGTGCCGTGGAAGCCGCGCTGCGCGAAGAGCTCGACCGCCGCGTCGA
Above is a window of Deltaproteobacteria bacterium DNA encoding:
- a CDS encoding TolC family protein, which gives rise to MRAEPWILLAALALAGCRSIATLTRPEGDGGWPAARRAAELERRAEAAAVTLAPDGAPAGGAARPAPMTLAEALRLAAGGNRRLAEARQQLAIARARVAEARGRLLPSTIATGRYAFATDAQGTSVELPAGALPAGAVPPEVTIRDQNLGTLNATVTLPIDLSGEIRWALASAQAGYRGEAARLWATTLEQDVVVIGAYYNLLEAEKLRQVTTQTIGLHREQLSHARERFDRGRLTKNELLVVQVGLQDAEQELRRRDLAIDEARWALNDAIGLSVDAPTDVADVPERPTLPIAAEALRTAYRENPALRALVEEQQRLEASATSIARSRLPRFSGGGAIDASTTEVIEPQTLGTGFVGFVWDLDTDTRTRARLAEARAAAAQNRVRVERELRQLERAVRATWGAAAERLAALTTAEAAVGQAEENLRIRRQQFDVGRATSDDVLDAQRLLSLQRATLATARYQAQTRRAELQALMGQPVTDLLAEGR
- a CDS encoding CerR family C-terminal domain-containing protein; the encoded protein is MTASRATSDRLLDAAVELFAQRGFHGTSIRDIAERAGVNVAASHYHFGSKEGLYLAVLRAQFAEVRAELARRGATRPAAALRTASRRELVRLFEARVTAMLEFLIGPPPSAHGQLMLREMCDPTDALPIIVAEFVEPQTREMEQLVARLIPGAGRETVADIALSVIGQVLFYRFTMPVALRLRQESKYPPRFARKTARHITAFSLHAIEGMAGGRRSRTRAR
- a CDS encoding HlyD family efflux transporter periplasmic adaptor subunit; this translates as MDRRRLVLVLVITAVVLATGATLWRQRSGPVHYTGFVEGEERIVRSEVTGRVLEVAFAEGDAVPANAVVARIADEDVQSRLAAKRQQIAVQEADIRRQEEQVRLLETTWKTQLDAQGAELRQATAAATLAARTLERERALVRSGASTAQILDEARANHDQAKSFAERARDLVARQEAEEGQIAVARHQLEVLRAQRELAAAELAELEVTAAKYVIRAPAVATTVQTKFTWPGELAQPGSAVLAVLDPTDKYVQIYVPVADVAEVRVGDRVEIELDSTPGRRVPGEVEFLADQATFTPEKIESRSDRMGQVYRAKVRILAEVERFQPGTEGNVYLMARRGVRDEAAARADAHP